One genomic segment of Clostridium saccharoperbutylacetonicum N1-4(HMT) includes these proteins:
- a CDS encoding L-lactate dehydrogenase, translating to MAIGRSKVVVVGTGAVGAAVAFDIVRNHVCDDLILIDINKEKAWAEATDLQHSLGYSGSKMRIKDGEYDECSDADIVVIAAALPYITGQTRLDMIEKAAGIMNNIVPKVMESGFSGIFIVITNPVDVMSYYVHKLSGISANKVIGTGTALDSARLRYHLADVMNVDPQSVHALCMGEHGDSQIIPWSQITVGGKKFLDIINDNKVRLEGFNINTVTEDIKKIAYRIVNAKGATTFGIAATTVQIIRAVLNDENKVIPVSAMLNGEYDEEKIYIGVPAVLNSQGVKELVEYHLSDDEMVELKKSISIIKEYNEKLN from the coding sequence ATGGCAATTGGTAGAAGTAAAGTGGTAGTGGTTGGAACAGGTGCTGTTGGGGCAGCAGTAGCATTTGATATAGTAAGAAATCATGTTTGTGATGATTTGATATTAATTGATATTAATAAAGAAAAAGCATGGGCAGAGGCCACTGACTTGCAACATTCTCTTGGTTATAGTGGGAGTAAGATGAGAATTAAAGATGGAGAATATGATGAATGCTCTGATGCGGATATAGTTGTAATAGCGGCAGCTCTACCTTATATTACAGGACAGACGCGATTAGATATGATAGAAAAAGCAGCTGGAATAATGAATAATATTGTACCAAAAGTTATGGAAAGTGGTTTCAGCGGAATTTTCATTGTCATAACAAATCCAGTTGATGTTATGTCTTATTATGTTCATAAACTTTCAGGTATTTCTGCGAATAAAGTTATTGGTACTGGTACAGCTTTAGATTCTGCACGTTTGAGATATCATTTGGCAGATGTTATGAATGTTGATCCACAAAGTGTGCATGCATTATGTATGGGAGAACATGGGGACTCACAAATTATTCCTTGGAGTCAAATTACAGTTGGTGGGAAAAAATTTCTTGATATTATTAATGATAATAAAGTACGTCTAGAAGGATTTAACATAAATACAGTTACAGAGGATATTAAAAAAATAGCTTACAGAATTGTTAATGCTAAAGGTGCAACGACTTTTGGAATAGCTGCAACAACTGTCCAAATTATAAGGGCAGTATTAAATGATGAAAATAAAGTAATACCCGTATCTGCTATGCTTAATGGTGAGTATGATGAAGAAAAAATATATATTGGAGTGCCAGCAGTTTTAAATAGTCAAGGAGTAAAGGAATTGGTGGAATATCATTTATCGGATGATGAGATGGTAGAACTTAAAAAATCTATTAGTATTATTAAGGAATATAATGAAAAGTTAAATTAA
- a CDS encoding trimeric intracellular cation channel family protein, whose protein sequence is MYDIALLEYLGIFAFAASGAYVAIEEKFDLFGIYILATVTAMGGGVLRDIVTNVGIPAFFSNYKTIPFIILGATIPILLRGKLKYNTLFVVVDAIGLSAFFVSSGLKAIESGYNLMLFLFAASITGVGGGMLRDIITNRKPEIFKTDIYCVAGIVGSLLLWFFYPILGAHTAQHLSLITIFSVRMVCYMKKINLPVIN, encoded by the coding sequence ATGTATGATATTGCCCTATTAGAATATCTAGGAATTTTTGCTTTTGCAGCTTCTGGTGCTTATGTAGCAATAGAAGAAAAATTTGATTTATTTGGTATTTATATTTTAGCTACTGTTACCGCTATGGGAGGTGGAGTTCTTCGTGATATTGTCACAAATGTTGGAATTCCAGCATTCTTTTCTAACTATAAAACTATCCCTTTTATCATCCTAGGAGCAACAATTCCAATTCTTCTTCGAGGAAAATTAAAATATAATACTTTGTTTGTAGTAGTTGATGCAATTGGACTTTCTGCTTTTTTTGTCTCTTCTGGCCTTAAAGCTATAGAAAGTGGATATAATTTGATGTTATTTTTATTTGCTGCTAGTATAACCGGTGTTGGTGGTGGAATGCTTCGTGATATTATTACAAATAGAAAACCAGAAATATTTAAAACAGATATTTATTGTGTTGCAGGTATTGTTGGTTCACTGTTACTTTGGTTTTTTTATCCTATACTAGGTGCACATACAGCTCAACATTTATCATTAATAACAATATTTTCAGTTAGAATGGTCTGCTATATGAAAAAAATTAATCTTCCTGTCATTAATTAA
- a CDS encoding sensor histidine kinase: MKNRKLRTKITLRIGIFIILCDIALNIVVKNIIDYSSSNTIKNDMIIQQNNATDFINEYFMINGKNLDKQTFISNSPKISISLSENNNSTVGIYDDNGQLQYESVKGEVNKSINEHINKAKENKAYIYFAKENDENKGYFAYPFYSNGEVVGIVEIIRDYKDIIYNNRSIYLLFTLVESIFFFIILILIYIILRKSTRPIENLLKGVREVSNGNYGYEVVELNNKDEIGDLAYEYNKMRTKIKKQIEVTHYLEKSRRDFFCNITHELKTPLTSIAGYAELLQTNYDNEKFRIQAINSIEKESAKLNSMISSILEVSRGQILNREKNEFDIGKLIKDTSDEMKIRNNNSLKVKLNVENSNILGIYDEIKSLLLNLLENAYRYSIEYGEIEIVGQKKDNYYNLSISNKSYNLDSEFQEKAFEPFIRGENALNLEGNGLGLYICKLIVEEHNGEIDIEIKDDVVKIMIKLTTM, translated from the coding sequence ATGAAAAATAGAAAGCTGAGAACTAAAATTACATTGAGGATTGGAATTTTTATAATTTTATGTGATATTGCATTAAATATAGTTGTTAAAAATATAATAGATTACAGCAGTAGTAATACAATTAAAAATGATATGATCATTCAGCAAAATAATGCAACAGATTTTATTAATGAATACTTTATGATTAATGGTAAAAATTTAGATAAGCAGACCTTTATAAGCAATAGTCCTAAAATATCAATAAGTTTATCAGAAAATAATAATTCTACAGTTGGAATTTATGATGATAATGGACAACTTCAATATGAAAGCGTAAAAGGAGAAGTAAACAAAAGCATAAATGAACATATTAACAAAGCTAAGGAAAATAAAGCATATATATACTTTGCCAAAGAAAATGATGAGAATAAAGGATATTTTGCATATCCATTTTATTCAAATGGAGAAGTTGTTGGAATAGTTGAAATTATACGAGATTATAAAGATATAATTTATAATAATAGAAGTATTTATTTACTATTTACTTTGGTTGAAAGCATTTTCTTTTTTATAATATTAATTTTAATCTATATTATATTGAGAAAATCAACGCGCCCTATTGAAAATTTATTAAAAGGCGTTAGAGAAGTATCTAATGGTAATTATGGATATGAAGTGGTTGAGCTAAATAATAAAGATGAAATTGGTGATTTAGCTTATGAATATAATAAAATGAGAACTAAAATTAAAAAGCAAATAGAAGTTACACATTATTTGGAAAAATCTAGGAGGGATTTTTTCTGTAACATCACCCATGAATTAAAAACACCATTGACCTCAATAGCTGGATATGCAGAACTATTACAAACAAATTATGATAATGAAAAATTTAGAATACAGGCAATAAATTCAATTGAAAAAGAAAGTGCAAAGTTAAATAGTATGATATCGAGCATATTGGAAGTATCAAGAGGTCAAATCTTAAATAGAGAGAAAAATGAATTTGATATTGGAAAGCTGATAAAAGATACTTCAGATGAAATGAAAATAAGAAATAATAATAGCTTAAAAGTTAAATTAAATGTTGAGAATAGCAACATCCTTGGAATATACGATGAAATAAAAAGTCTTTTGTTAAATTTACTAGAAAATGCTTATAGATATTCAATTGAATATGGAGAAATAGAGATAGTTGGACAGAAAAAAGATAATTATTATAATTTGTCAATTTCTAATAAAAGCTATAATTTGGATTCGGAATTTCAGGAAAAAGCTTTTGAACCATTTATAAGAGGTGAAAATGCTTTGAATTTAGAAGGTAATGGTTTGGGGTTATACATATGTAAGTTAATTGTGGAAGAACATAATGGAGAAATAGATATTGAAATTAAGGATGATGTTGTAAAAATTATGATAAAGTTAACAACTATGTAA
- a CDS encoding APC family permease, with protein sequence MLTKFLDVLLGEPLSNEQGSHEKYNVPFGLAIMASDAVSSVAYAAQEILFVLIVLGAAAYQWLTWTSFMIIGLLIILTISYIQIIRAYPQGGGAYKVASENISSKAGLVAGAGLIIDYLLTVAVSASAGADAIISAFSSLAQYKVPFVLIIIIVLTILNLRGISESSKIFAIPTYIFIFSMIFMIIYGLFKYLVLGIHPEPVFSAPLHATESLSIFLVLRAFSSGCSALTGLESVSNSVPNFKEPSTKNAKIVMILLAFLIFFIFGGTSILAIFYTAMPIENGPTVISQIATAIFGNSIMYYIIQFSTAIILLMACNTAYTGFPMLMYIVGKDGYAPRQFTIRGKRLSFSFGIAALSFIACFLVIIFKADTHSLIPLYAIGVFTSFTLGQFGMVNHWRNEKEKGWLKRAIINGCGAIVSLVTTIIILVEKFKEGAFIVAILIPIIILVQLKIKHHYDKVANGLSISQLNLKKVDLRKKYTHIVVVPIASLNKATIGALQYAQSISDNVIALNISTDKVAMERLKTRWDELDTDILLVSKYSPFRAVVTPLLKNIELIANSAAKDEKITVVVPQFITHERFGEVLHNHTSFFIRETLLKNDNIIVSTFPYHLMDECEHKHNN encoded by the coding sequence ATGCTTACAAAGTTTTTAGACGTTTTGCTAGGAGAACCGTTATCTAATGAGCAAGGTAGCCATGAAAAATATAATGTACCTTTTGGACTTGCAATTATGGCAAGTGATGCGGTTTCATCAGTTGCCTATGCAGCACAGGAAATTCTTTTTGTACTAATAGTGTTAGGTGCAGCTGCATATCAATGGTTAACATGGACTTCATTTATGATTATAGGTCTGTTAATAATATTAACAATTTCTTATATTCAAATTATTAGAGCGTATCCTCAAGGTGGAGGAGCTTATAAAGTAGCAAGTGAAAATATAAGTAGTAAAGCAGGTTTAGTTGCAGGTGCAGGTTTAATAATTGATTATCTGCTTACTGTTGCGGTTAGTGCCAGTGCTGGTGCCGATGCAATAATTTCAGCATTTAGCAGTCTAGCACAATATAAGGTCCCTTTTGTTTTAATAATAATTATAGTTTTGACAATTTTAAACTTAAGAGGTATAAGTGAATCTTCTAAAATATTTGCGATACCTACATATATTTTTATTTTTAGTATGATTTTCATGATTATCTATGGATTATTTAAATACCTTGTGTTAGGAATTCACCCTGAACCAGTATTTTCAGCTCCTTTGCATGCGACTGAAAGCTTATCAATATTTCTTGTATTACGTGCATTTTCTTCAGGATGTTCAGCATTAACAGGATTGGAATCAGTAAGTAATTCTGTTCCAAATTTTAAAGAACCAAGTACTAAAAATGCTAAAATTGTAATGATTTTATTAGCATTCTTAATATTCTTCATATTTGGTGGAACTTCAATATTAGCTATTTTTTATACAGCTATGCCAATTGAAAATGGACCAACAGTTATTTCACAAATAGCTACTGCAATTTTTGGTAATAGTATAATGTACTACATAATACAATTTAGTACAGCTATAATATTACTTATGGCATGTAATACAGCATATACTGGATTTCCAATGCTTATGTACATAGTTGGAAAAGATGGTTATGCACCTAGACAATTTACTATTAGAGGAAAAAGACTTAGCTTTTCATTTGGAATAGCAGCACTATCCTTTATTGCATGTTTTTTGGTTATCATATTTAAAGCAGATACTCATAGTTTGATACCTTTATATGCAATTGGTGTATTTACATCTTTTACTTTAGGTCAATTTGGTATGGTAAATCACTGGAGAAATGAAAAAGAAAAAGGCTGGTTAAAACGCGCTATCATCAATGGATGTGGTGCAATAGTTTCATTAGTAACAACAATAATAATTTTAGTTGAAAAATTTAAAGAAGGTGCATTCATAGTTGCCATTTTAATTCCAATTATAATATTGGTTCAACTAAAAATTAAACATCACTATGATAAAGTAGCTAATGGGTTAAGTATCAGCCAATTAAATTTAAAAAAAGTAGATTTAAGAAAAAAATATACTCATATTGTTGTAGTTCCAATTGCTAGTTTAAACAAGGCAACTATTGGTGCCCTTCAATATGCACAAAGTATAAGTGATAATGTTATTGCTCTTAATATTTCAACAGATAAGGTTGCAATGGAAAGATTAAAAACCAGATGGGATGAATTAGATACAGATATCTTGTTGGTTTCAAAATATTCTCCTTTTAGAGCTGTTGTTACTCCTTTATTGAAAAATATTGAATTAATCGCAAATTCAGCAGCTAAAGATGAAAAGATAACTGTTGTTGTACCTCAGTTCATTACACATGAAAGATTTGGTGAAGTATTACATAATCACACAAGCTTCTTTATTAGAGAAACTTTGTTAAAAAATGATAATATAATAGTTTCTACTTTCCCTTATCATTTAATGGATGAATGTGAGCATAAACATAATAACTAA
- a CDS encoding alpha/beta-type small acid-soluble spore protein, producing the protein MASSNSGSNRTLVPEAKAGLNRLKTEVASEIGLSNYENTDKGNLSSRQNGSVGGEMVKRMIESYEQGL; encoded by the coding sequence ATGGCATCAAGTAATAGTGGAAGCAATAGAACTTTAGTACCAGAGGCAAAGGCAGGTTTAAACAGATTGAAAACTGAGGTTGCTTCAGAAATAGGATTAAGCAATTATGAAAATACTGATAAAGGAAACCTTTCTTCAAGACAAAATGGAAGTGTTGGTGGAGAAATGGTTAAAAGAATGATTGAAAGTTACGAACAAGGACTCTAA
- a CDS encoding Cof-type HAD-IIB family hydrolase gives MIKLIASDMDGTLLGSNHKISKENIEAIRLAQDKGIKFAIATGRAYEDVKPFLDEHNLKCECVVLNGGEYRNIDGKTVAGIYIDKNKASEILKVMSNYPLSVEIYTDNGYYTTNTKEETLAGMIKREKTFHPELTNKDEIYKYAIKNPHFVNMNYITDMEEFLNNNVNIGKFVSFTESLEEITILKEQLNKIDGLAISSSFITNIEINHANATKGKLLAKVAENINIEKDEVVVLGDSSNDYSMFMEFPNSFAMENAIPEIKKVAKYITSSNLEHGVAKAIYRILDSNK, from the coding sequence ATGATAAAATTAATTGCATCGGATATGGATGGTACTTTACTAGGAAGTAACCATAAGATATCAAAAGAAAATATAGAAGCTATAAGATTAGCGCAAGATAAAGGAATTAAGTTTGCTATTGCTACTGGCAGAGCATATGAAGATGTAAAACCTTTTTTAGACGAACATAATTTAAAATGTGAATGTGTAGTACTTAATGGCGGAGAATATAGAAATATCGATGGCAAAACTGTTGCTGGAATATATATTGATAAAAATAAAGCTTCTGAAATTTTAAAAGTAATGTCAAATTATCCTTTATCGGTTGAAATATATACTGACAATGGATATTATACAACCAATACAAAGGAAGAAACCTTAGCTGGTATGATAAAAAGAGAAAAGACCTTCCATCCTGAACTCACCAATAAAGATGAAATCTACAAATATGCTATTAAAAATCCACATTTTGTTAATATGAATTACATAACAGATATGGAAGAATTCTTGAACAATAATGTAAATATAGGAAAATTCGTTTCATTTACAGAATCCCTTGAAGAAATCACCATACTAAAAGAGCAATTAAATAAAATTGATGGTTTAGCTATTTCCTCAAGTTTTATAACAAATATAGAAATTAACCATGCTAATGCGACTAAGGGAAAGCTCCTTGCTAAAGTTGCTGAAAATATTAACATAGAAAAAGATGAAGTAGTTGTTTTAGGCGATAGTTCAAATGATTATTCTATGTTTATGGAATTTCCAAATTCCTTTGCTATGGAAAATGCAATTCCAGAAATAAAAAAAGTTGCAAAATATATAACTTCAAGCAATTTAGAACATGGTGTAGCAAAGGCAATTTATAGAATCCTAGATTCTAATAAATAA
- a CDS encoding ferritin family protein codes for MSYTTNRQPQGIMNNIEGFLREGLISEMVGINDYSDFIESTDNRQLKELFHHIMLEEKRHYSIFLTLLRSLDSEEKELSEEVRDHLKISQKGKYSDLTGKVLKEINLLVVIRQAIKGELETILLYQEFVDNLTDENLIRIINEIIRDEKEHVEKLSRALIILDKDRYGDLNPSMPKKKRVDE; via the coding sequence ATGAGTTACACAACCAATAGACAGCCACAAGGCATTATGAATAATATTGAAGGCTTTTTAAGAGAAGGTCTTATTTCAGAGATGGTGGGAATAAATGATTATAGTGATTTTATAGAATCAACAGATAACAGACAATTAAAAGAATTATTCCATCATATAATGTTGGAAGAAAAGAGGCACTATTCGATTTTTCTAACTTTATTAAGATCTTTAGACTCAGAAGAAAAAGAATTATCTGAAGAAGTGAGAGATCATTTAAAAATATCTCAAAAGGGTAAATACAGTGATTTGACAGGCAAAGTACTTAAAGAAATAAATCTTCTTGTTGTAATTAGACAAGCGATAAAGGGGGAGTTAGAGACTATATTACTTTATCAGGAATTTGTAGATAATTTAACTGATGAGAATTTAATAAGAATTATTAATGAAATAATTAGAGACGAAAAGGAACATGTTGAGAAATTATCACGGGCACTGATAATATTGGATAAAGATAGGTATGGAGATCTTAACCCCTCAATGCCGAAGAAAAAAAGAGTCGATGAATAA
- a CDS encoding M3 family oligoendopeptidase — protein sequence MTEEKFKLSELPYERITIEAFEKEASDIINQFNQAKDGEEQFSVHKKYYALMEKVSTAMVLAAMRHHGDVSDKFYEGEQEYYDTISPKIESFKVKYQKLLFNSKYRAYLEDKIGKVAFKDIEIKMKSFADVLIPLKQEENALRSRYTKLIAQTKVEFRGEILNLSLMLKYLKSKDRATRIEAAKVRCEKLLTIADELDEIFDKLVANRNKQAKSMEYENFVELGYYNMQRNSYTKEDVANFRNQVKKYLVPLASQMHENRRKRLGLEKLDFVDEGVYFLEGNPIPIGTADDIFAAGKKMYSELSPETNEFFNFMLDHELFDVLGRPNKRAGGYMDMLMLYKAPIIFANFNGTSGDVDVITHECGHAFQGFLTRNDEVAEHNNITMETAETHSMSMEFFTGKWMELFFGERAEDYRKLQLEDAIAFIPYGCMVDEFQEIVYTKPELTPKERREAWKQLEKEYKPHLAFENDEFYGDGRTWQMQRHIYNSPFYYIDYSLAQTCALQFKGLMDEDYMKAWKKYVAFSKQSAKDFFPNMLNHVDLKSPFEDGFMKELVEKIKL from the coding sequence ATGACAGAGGAAAAATTTAAATTATCAGAACTTCCATATGAAAGAATAACAATTGAAGCTTTTGAAAAGGAAGCTTCAGATATAATTAATCAATTTAATCAAGCTAAAGATGGAGAAGAGCAGTTTTCGGTTCATAAAAAATATTACGCTTTAATGGAGAAAGTTAGTACAGCTATGGTTTTGGCTGCTATGAGACATCATGGTGATGTATCAGATAAATTTTATGAGGGGGAGCAGGAATATTATGATACAATATCACCTAAAATTGAAAGCTTTAAGGTAAAGTATCAAAAGCTTCTTTTTAACTCAAAATATAGAGCGTATCTTGAAGATAAAATTGGCAAAGTGGCTTTCAAGGATATTGAAATAAAAATGAAGTCATTTGCAGATGTTCTTATTCCACTTAAACAAGAAGAAAATGCTCTTAGATCAAGATACACTAAGCTTATAGCCCAAACTAAAGTTGAATTTAGAGGGGAAATCCTTAATTTATCTCTAATGTTAAAATATTTAAAGTCGAAAGACAGAGCAACTAGAATAGAAGCAGCAAAAGTGAGATGTGAAAAATTACTTACAATTGCAGATGAACTAGATGAAATTTTTGATAAACTTGTAGCTAATCGTAATAAACAAGCAAAGTCAATGGAATATGAAAATTTTGTAGAGCTTGGTTATTATAATATGCAACGTAATTCTTATACTAAAGAAGATGTGGCTAACTTTAGAAATCAAGTTAAAAAGTATTTAGTTCCACTTGCATCACAAATGCATGAAAATAGAAGAAAACGTCTAGGTTTGGAAAAACTTGATTTTGTTGATGAGGGAGTTTATTTTCTAGAAGGAAATCCTATTCCAATTGGAACTGCTGATGATATTTTTGCAGCAGGTAAAAAAATGTACAGTGAATTATCTCCAGAAACAAATGAATTTTTCAATTTTATGTTAGATCATGAATTATTCGATGTTCTAGGAAGACCTAATAAAAGAGCTGGAGGTTATATGGATATGCTTATGCTTTATAAGGCACCAATAATCTTTGCTAATTTTAATGGTACTAGTGGTGATGTAGATGTTATTACACATGAGTGTGGCCACGCCTTCCAAGGATTTTTAACAAGAAATGATGAGGTAGCAGAACATAATAACATTACTATGGAAACAGCAGAAACTCACTCTATGTCTATGGAATTTTTTACAGGCAAATGGATGGAATTATTCTTTGGTGAAAGAGCAGAAGATTATAGAAAACTTCAACTTGAAGATGCTATAGCCTTCATACCATATGGCTGTATGGTTGATGAATTCCAAGAAATAGTATATACAAAACCAGAACTTACCCCTAAAGAAAGAAGAGAAGCTTGGAAGCAGTTAGAAAAAGAATACAAGCCACATCTTGCATTTGAAAATGACGAATTTTATGGTGATGGACGTACTTGGCAAATGCAAAGACATATATATAATTCACCATTTTATTATATAGATTATTCTCTTGCTCAAACTTGTGCACTTCAATTTAAAGGCTTGATGGATGAGGATTATATGAAGGCTTGGAAAAAATATGTTGCATTTTCAAAACAATCAGCAAAAGATTTCTTCCCTAATATGTTAAATCACGTTGACCTTAAAAGTCCATTTGAAGATGGTTTTATGAAGGAACTTGTTGAGAAAATAAAATTATAA
- a CDS encoding MFS transporter encodes MKEFINNYKGLPKEMYIICFAKFVNRLGDFVVPFLALYLTQKIGMTAATSGIIVMLSSIIGVPASIIGGKVSDTFGRKKIYMFAQSMAAAALIPCALSKNVVITIICLLVSTFFSGFLRPSFTSMITDILSREQRQAGFSLQYLSINAGVAVGPIIAGFLFNNFLPMLFIGDAITSFIAVFLIWKNIKETYSVNSKTKVESKDEKIEKGNTVQMLIKRPQLSMFFILNIVYNFIYAQHEFALPLTLNIEFNNEGAKYFGYLMSINAVTVVVFTVFVGYITKKNHQLTNMALTGILYAVGFGMIGYIDSFGFFIISTIIWTGGEILSSISSGVYVANNSPSNYRARLNAITTLGMFLGSALSTSFSGAYIQIYNCKSLWGLTFFMSLIAAGLMFCLKIYTYKKSSYAATKII; translated from the coding sequence ATGAAAGAATTCATTAATAATTACAAAGGACTGCCTAAAGAAATGTATATAATATGCTTTGCAAAATTCGTTAATAGATTGGGGGATTTTGTAGTACCATTCCTAGCTTTATATCTTACACAAAAAATCGGCATGACAGCAGCAACTTCTGGAATTATAGTTATGTTGTCATCAATTATAGGAGTGCCAGCATCAATCATTGGAGGAAAAGTGTCAGATACTTTTGGTAGAAAGAAAATATATATGTTTGCTCAAAGTATGGCAGCTGCTGCATTAATACCTTGTGCTTTAAGTAAAAATGTTGTGATTACAATTATATGTTTATTAGTAAGTACTTTTTTTAGTGGCTTTTTGCGACCATCATTTACTTCGATGATTACTGATATACTTTCAAGAGAACAAAGACAAGCGGGTTTTTCACTTCAATATCTTTCAATAAATGCTGGAGTTGCTGTAGGACCTATTATTGCTGGATTTCTATTTAATAACTTCTTACCTATGTTGTTTATAGGAGATGCTATAACATCTTTTATAGCAGTGTTTTTAATATGGAAAAATATTAAGGAAACATATTCCGTAAATTCTAAAACTAAAGTTGAAAGTAAGGATGAAAAAATAGAAAAAGGAAATACAGTTCAAATGCTTATAAAAAGACCTCAACTAAGTATGTTTTTTATTTTAAACATAGTATACAATTTTATTTATGCACAACATGAATTTGCATTACCACTAACCTTAAATATAGAATTTAACAATGAAGGGGCTAAATATTTTGGCTATCTTATGAGTATAAATGCTGTTACTGTTGTAGTTTTTACTGTTTTTGTAGGGTACATAACTAAAAAAAATCATCAATTAACAAATATGGCTCTTACTGGAATACTTTATGCTGTAGGTTTTGGAATGATAGGCTATATAGATAGTTTTGGTTTCTTTATAATATCAACAATAATATGGACTGGAGGGGAAATTTTAAGTTCTATTAGCTCTGGAGTATATGTAGCTAATAATAGTCCTAGTAATTATAGAGCGAGATTAAATGCAATAACAACACTTGGAATGTTTTTGGGCTCAGCACTAAGCACCTCATTTTCTGGCGCTTATATCCAAATTTATAACTGTAAGTCATTATGGGGATTAACTTTCTTTATGTCATTAATTGCAGCTGGATTAATGTTTTGCTTGAAAATATACACATATAAAAAAAGCAGCTATGCTGCAACCAAGATCATTTAA
- a CDS encoding helix-turn-helix domain-containing protein translates to MESTLVILGKELEYDFLSSWIKYTRIKNGFSQEALAHGICSVSHLSYFENGKKHLRKEIIEALLKKLKITDLDKFTDIGKVRQKLNTMMNDIESYNFDGAKRIYKKLLKIEPIINHSPYSIEFKIYDLMYKTFVDGLDYKYLKDDLTLLDKISNSLSRELRYLYLLVSGDILFRNHENEKSIERQLTALNIKDTSWINFCLGKAFCFNDAMGRGAYYLEKALDSYERSGRYFNAVWCHNYIGVCFSYLKIYENAEKHFKAALMSAKHFNMDKLLWHLYTNLSDCYLSKGDYESCIKWSRLAMESSYKNILCAYNYISACIKLNRLDECDVIFDIYLSDEYKSSKHYNSIYYLYLVVHNFHEKIFYEEVKNKILPYYESMRKIDICNDIKLKLIEYLESKRRYKEANKLYKELMTI, encoded by the coding sequence ATGGAATCCACTTTAGTAATATTAGGTAAAGAATTAGAATATGATTTCTTATCCTCTTGGATAAAATATACAAGGATTAAAAATGGATTTAGCCAAGAAGCTTTAGCCCATGGTATATGTTCTGTTAGTCATTTGAGTTATTTCGAAAATGGTAAAAAGCATTTAAGAAAAGAAATTATCGAAGCTTTATTGAAAAAACTCAAAATTACTGATTTAGATAAATTCACTGATATAGGAAAAGTAAGGCAAAAGCTCAACACAATGATGAATGATATTGAAAGCTATAACTTTGATGGAGCTAAAAGAATTTATAAGAAACTTTTAAAGATAGAACCAATTATTAACCACTCTCCTTATAGCATAGAATTTAAAATCTATGATCTTATGTATAAAACCTTTGTGGATGGCTTAGATTATAAATATTTAAAAGATGATTTAACTCTATTAGATAAAATATCTAATTCATTGAGTCGTGAACTCAGATACTTATACCTTCTTGTATCTGGTGATATATTATTCAGAAATCATGAAAATGAAAAAAGCATTGAAAGGCAGTTAACTGCGTTAAATATTAAAGATACATCTTGGATAAATTTTTGCTTAGGGAAAGCCTTTTGTTTCAATGATGCTATGGGTAGAGGTGCTTATTATTTAGAAAAAGCTTTAGATAGTTATGAGAGAAGTGGACGATATTTCAATGCAGTATGGTGTCATAATTATATTGGAGTATGTTTCTCTTATCTTAAAATTTACGAAAATGCTGAGAAACATTTTAAAGCAGCTCTTATGTCTGCCAAGCATTTTAATATGGATAAATTATTGTGGCATCTTTATACAAATTTGTCTGACTGCTATTTATCAAAAGGAGACTATGAATCATGTATTAAATGGAGCCGCCTAGCTATGGAATCAAGTTATAAAAATATATTGTGCGCCTATAATTATATCTCAGCTTGTATAAAATTAAATAGATTAGATGAATGTGACGTTATCTTTGATATATACTTAAGTGATGAATATAAATCTTCTAAACATTATAATTCTATATATTACCTTTATTTAGTTGTGCATAATTTTCACGAAAAAATTTTTTATGAAGAAGTAAAAAATAAGATTCTACCATATTATGAGTCTATGAGAAAAATTGATATATGTAATGATATTAAATTAAAATTAATTGAATATCTTGAAAGTAAACGAAGATATAAAGAAGCAAATAAACTTTATAAAGAACTTATGACCATATAG